The Lycium ferocissimum isolate CSIRO_LF1 chromosome 1, AGI_CSIRO_Lferr_CH_V1, whole genome shotgun sequence genome includes a region encoding these proteins:
- the LOC132051394 gene encoding transcription factor UNE12 isoform X2 has product MANNPSEGPPDDFFDQILGFPAYNGTEQNMAGNETGAIPQGMMLQLNSGDGSGQFSGVGLGVGLGGGGGYHHHHHHHHHGGGGGSFPLGLSLEQGKSGFLKMDDMSTAAAAAPGRRFRDDVVDSRASSSVKPGFHGQPMPSMPHPPAIRPRVRARRGQATDPHSIAERLRRERIAERIRALQELVPSVNKVLSMSRLGGAGAVAPLVTDIPISSVEEESSEGGNNNNQPAWEKWSSDGTERQVAKLMEENVGAAMQFLQSKALCIMPISLASAIYHSQPPDTSSLVKPETNPPS; this is encoded by the exons ATGGCTAACAACCCATCTGAAGGACCACCTGATGATTTCTTTGATCAAATCTTGGGTTTTCCTGCATACAATGGAACAGAACAAAATATGGCGGGAAATGAAACTGGAGCAATACCACAGGGGATGATGCTCCAGTTAAACTCAGGTGACGGGTCGGGTCAGTTTTCAGGAGTGGGTcttggtgttgggttaggtggtggtggtgggtatcatcatcatcaccaccatcatcatcatgggGGTGGTGGGGGTAGTTTTCCGTTGGGGTTGAGTTTAGAACAAGGGAAAAGTGGGTTCTTGAAAATGGATGATATGTcaacagcagcagcagcagcaccTGGAAGGAGATTTAgagatgatgttgttgatagcAGAGCTTCTTCTTCTGTTAAACCT GGTTTTCATGGCCAACCGATGCCTTCAATGCCTCATCCCCCTGCAATACGTCCAAGGGTGAGAGCAAGGCGAGGACAAGCAACTGATCCACACAGCATTGCGGAGAGG TTACGTAGAGAGAGGATAGCAGAAAGAATTAGAGCATTGCAAGAATTGGTTCCCAGTGTCAATAAG GTGTTGAGCATGAGTAGGCTAGGAGGAGCTGGAGCAGTTGCACCGCTTGTTACAGACATTCCAATATCATCAGTAGAG GAAGAGAGCAGTGAAGGTGGAAATAACAATAATCAACCAGCCTGGGAAAAGTGGTCAAGTGATGGCACAGAAAGGCAAGTGGCTAAActtatggaagaaaatgttgGTGCTGCAATGCAATTTCTTCAGTCTAAGGCACTATGCATCATGCCTATTTCTCTTGCATCAGCAATTTACCACTCTCAACCACCAGATACATCAAGTCTTGTTAAGCCAGAAACAAATCCTCCTTCATAG
- the LOC132051394 gene encoding transcription factor UNE12 isoform X1 produces MANNPSEGPPDDFFDQILGFPAYNGTEQNMAGNETGAIPQGMMLQLNSGDGSGQFSGVGLGVGLGGGGGYHHHHHHHHHGGGGGSFPLGLSLEQGKSGFLKMDDMSTAAAAAPGRRFRDDVVDSRASSSVKPGFHGQPMPSMPHPPAIRPRVRARRGQATDPHSIAERLRRERIAERIRALQELVPSVNKTDRAVMLDEIVDYVKFLRLQVKVLSMSRLGGAGAVAPLVTDIPISSVEEESSEGGNNNNQPAWEKWSSDGTERQVAKLMEENVGAAMQFLQSKALCIMPISLASAIYHSQPPDTSSLVKPETNPPS; encoded by the exons ATGGCTAACAACCCATCTGAAGGACCACCTGATGATTTCTTTGATCAAATCTTGGGTTTTCCTGCATACAATGGAACAGAACAAAATATGGCGGGAAATGAAACTGGAGCAATACCACAGGGGATGATGCTCCAGTTAAACTCAGGTGACGGGTCGGGTCAGTTTTCAGGAGTGGGTcttggtgttgggttaggtggtggtggtgggtatcatcatcatcaccaccatcatcatcatgggGGTGGTGGGGGTAGTTTTCCGTTGGGGTTGAGTTTAGAACAAGGGAAAAGTGGGTTCTTGAAAATGGATGATATGTcaacagcagcagcagcagcaccTGGAAGGAGATTTAgagatgatgttgttgatagcAGAGCTTCTTCTTCTGTTAAACCT GGTTTTCATGGCCAACCGATGCCTTCAATGCCTCATCCCCCTGCAATACGTCCAAGGGTGAGAGCAAGGCGAGGACAAGCAACTGATCCACACAGCATTGCGGAGAGG TTACGTAGAGAGAGGATAGCAGAAAGAATTAGAGCATTGCAAGAATTGGTTCCCAGTGTCAATAAG ACTGATAGAGCTGTAATGCTTGATGAAATTGTAGATTATGTCAAATTCCTACGGCTGCAAGTGAAG GTGTTGAGCATGAGTAGGCTAGGAGGAGCTGGAGCAGTTGCACCGCTTGTTACAGACATTCCAATATCATCAGTAGAG GAAGAGAGCAGTGAAGGTGGAAATAACAATAATCAACCAGCCTGGGAAAAGTGGTCAAGTGATGGCACAGAAAGGCAAGTGGCTAAActtatggaagaaaatgttgGTGCTGCAATGCAATTTCTTCAGTCTAAGGCACTATGCATCATGCCTATTTCTCTTGCATCAGCAATTTACCACTCTCAACCACCAGATACATCAAGTCTTGTTAAGCCAGAAACAAATCCTCCTTCATAG